From the Oryza glaberrima chromosome 5, OglaRS2, whole genome shotgun sequence genome, one window contains:
- the LOC127774266 gene encoding uncharacterized protein LOC127774266: MAFSTRHRLHVLLLVLAVVALALHSGQSGAHAARVPAALQEDDTTTTTAAPLGVEHAAGDGHGVPSTEIFNVGDAAPSPSPSPGDGGHAIFGDGAERASLRGGGGHGGGGHSSGGHSSGGGDGRAARGGGYVGGAGAGVPHRRSGSGSTKPAIIPAFVSLLGGTAMVV; encoded by the coding sequence ATGGCTTTCTCTACTCGCCATCGTCTCCACGTCCTCCTGCTGgttctcgccgtcgtcgcgttgGCCCTGCACTCCGGCCAGTCCGGCGCCCACGCGGCCCGAGTCCCCGCCGCTCTCCAAGAAGAcgacacgacgacgacgacagcggcgccCCTCGGCGTCGAGCACGCCGCGGGCGACGGACACGGTGTGCCATCAACCGAAATCTTCAACGTGGGCGACGCcgcgccttcgccttcgccctCGCCAGGCGACGGCGGTCATGCCAtcttcggcgacggcgccgaacGTGCCAGTTtacgcggtggtggcggccacggcggcggtgggcacaGCAGTGGCGGGCacagcagcggtggcggcgacggtcgTGCTGCGCGTGGAGGCGGCTACGTCGGcggggccggcgccggcgttccGCACCGCCGCTCCGGCAGTGGTTCGACGAAGCCAGCCATCATACCCGCCTTCGTATCGTTGCTAGGAGGAACCGCCATGGTTGTCTAG